A DNA window from Drosophila biarmipes strain raj3 chromosome 2R, RU_DBia_V1.1, whole genome shotgun sequence contains the following coding sequences:
- the LOC108036445 gene encoding heat shock 70 kDa protein cognate 5 gives MLRVPKFLPRLARQAGVVPTNISGASSMFRNLPGATNGQLRYKSGEVKGAVIGIDLGTTNSCLAVMEGKQAKVIENAEGARTTPSHVAFTKDGERLVGMPAKRQAVTNSANTFYATKRLIGRRFDDPEVKKDITNLSYKVVKASNGDAWVSSTDGKVYSPSQIGAFILIKMKETAEAYLNTPVKNAVVTVPAYFNDSQRQATKDAGQIAGLNVLRVINEPTAAALAYGMDKTEDKIIAVYDLGGGTFDISILEIQKGVFEVKSTNGDTLLGGEDFDNHIVNFLVAEFKKDSGIDIRKDNIAMQRLKEAAEKAKCELSSSQQTDINLPYLTMDAAGPQHMNLKLTRSKLESLVGDLIKRTIQPCQKALSDAEVSKSEIGEVLLVGGMTRMPKVQSTVQELFGRQPSRSVNPDEAVAVGAAVQGGVLAGDVTDVLLLDVTPLSLGIETLGGVFTRLISRNTTIPTKKSQVFSTASDGQTQVEIKVHQGEREMANDNKLLGSFTLVGIPPAPRGVPQIEVVFDIDANGIVHVSAKDKGTGKEQQIVIQSSGGLSKDEIENMIKKAEEYATADKQKRELIEIVNQGESIVHDTETKMEEFKSQLPAEECEKLKKEIADLRTLLANKETADLEEVRKATSSLQQSSLKLFELAYKKMSAERESNAGAGSSDSSSSSDTSGEAKKEEKN, from the exons GTCCGGTGAGGTCAAAGGTGCTGTTATTGGCATCGATTTGGGTACCACCAACTCCTGCTTGGCCGTCATGGAGGGCAAGCAGGCCAAGGTGATCGAGAACGCCGAGGGAGCCCGCACCACACCCTCCCACGTCGCCTTCACCAAGGATGGCGAGCGACTGGTTGGCATGCCCGCCAAGCGCCAGGCTGTGACCAACTCGGCCAACACTTTCTACGCCACCAAGCGTCTGATTGGCAGGCGTTTCGACGATCCCGAGGTGAAGAAGGACATCaccaacttgtcctacaaggTGGTCAAGGCCTCAAACGGCGACGCCTGGGTGTCCTCCACCGACGGCAAGGTGTACTCGCCCTCTCAGATCGGTGCCTTTATCCTGATCAAGATGAAGGAGACCGCTGAGGCTTACCTGAACACTCCCGTGAAGAACGCTGTGGTCACCGTGCCAGCCTACTTCAACGACTCGCAGCGCCAGGCCACCAAGGATGCCGGACAAATCGCCGGACTCAATGTGCTGCGTGTGATCAACGAGCCTACTGCTGCCGCTTTGGCCTACGGAATGGACAAGACGGAAGACAAAAT CATTGCCGTTTACGATTTGGGTGGCGGCACCTTCGATATTTCGATCCTGGAGATCCAGAAGGGAGTGTTCGAGGTCAAGTCCACCAACGGAGATACCCTGTTGGGTGGTGAAGACTTCGACAACCATATCGTCAACTTCCTGGTGGCCGAGTTCAAGAAGGACAGTGGCATCGACATCCGCAAGGACAACATTGCCATGCAGCGCCTGAAGGAGGCGGCCGAGAAGGCCAAGTGCGAGCTGTCCTCCTCCCAGCAGACCGACATCAATCTGCCCTATCTGACCATGGATGCCGCCGGACCCCAGCACATGAACCTGAAATTGACCCGCTCCAAGTTGGAGAGCCTGGTGGGCGATCTGATCAAGCGCACCATCCAGCCCTGCCAGAAGGCTCTGTCCGATGCCGAGGTCTCCAAGTCTGAGATCGGAGAGGTTCTGTTGGTCGGCGGTATGACTCGAATGCCCAAGGTGCAGTCCACCGTGCAGGAGCTGTTCGGACGCCAGCCGTCGCGTTCTGTGAACCCTGATGAAGCTGTGGCTGTTGGTGCCGCCGTTCAGGGAGGTGTGTTGGCCGGTGATGTCACCGATGTGCTGCTGCTCGACGTTACCCCCCTGTCCCTGGGTATTGAAACCTTGGGCGGAGTGTTCACCCGTCTGATTTCCCGTAACACCACTATTCCCACCAAGAAGTCGCAGGTCTTCTCGACCGCCAGTGATGGCCAGACCCAGGTGGAGATTAAGGTTCACCAGGGCGAGCGTGAGATGGCCAACGACAACAAGCTCCTTGGTTCCTTCACACTGGTGGGAATTCCCCCAGCACCGCGCGGAGTGCCCCAAATCGAGGTAGTGTTCGACATCGATGCGAACGGCATTGTTCACGTTTCGGCTAAGGACAAGGGCACCGGTAAGGAGCAGCAGATCGTCATCCAGTCCAGCGGTGGTTTGAGCAAGGACGAAATCGAGAACATGATCAAGAAGGCCGAGGAGTACGCCACCGCCGACAAGCAGAAGCGTGAGCTGATCGAGATTGTTAACCAGGGCGAAAGCATAGTCCACGACACTGAGACCAAGATGGAGGAGTTCAAGAGCCAGCTGCCTGCTGAGGag TGCGAGAAGCTGAAGAAGGAGATTGCTGATCTGCGCACGTTGCTGGCCAATAAGGAGACCGCCGACCTGGAGGAAGTCAGGAAGGCCACCTCCTCGCTGCAGCAGTCGTCCCTGAAGCTCTTCGAGCTGGCCTACAAGAAG ATGTCCGCTGAGCGCGAGAGCAACGCTGGAGCCGGCTCTTCCGACAGCAGCAGTTCAAGCGACACTTCTGGCGAAGCCAAGAAGGAAGAGAAGAACTAA